TGGAGCTTCACCAGGCTGGGTCGTTGACCTCTGCCACGTTGATGGCGACCGGGGCGGCGTTCGACGATGCTGTGGCGCTTGCCCGCACCAATCCTACCCTTGGTGTCGGCTGTCACATCACGCTCACAGATGGTCTCCCTGTCTCGCCGGCGCAAAGCATCTCTACGCTGCTGGGTCCTGATGGCACGACGTTTCGTCCGTCGCTTGTCGATTTTGTGCAGGCGCTGGTACGCGGCAAGATCAGCGAAGATGAGGTGGAACGGGAGGCGCTTGCGCAGGTGGAGAAGCTACGAGGCGCAGGCATCGAGGTTACTCATCTGGATACGCATAAGCACACACATCTTTTCCCAGCTGTCACGAGGCCTCTTCTGCGCGTTGCAGAACGCTGCGGCATTGGCGCGATTCGCAATCCGTTCGAGGATCCCTGGAGTCTTGCTCTTGGACACGGGAACCGCATTCGACGCCTCCAGGTGAAGCTGCTTGGCAGTCTTCACAGCAGGTTCGAACGCCAGCCGCAGATTCGTAACTCTCGCGTGCTAACTACCGACGGAACGATTGGGATCTCCGCGACCGGCCATCTGGACGCCCCTACCCTGCATGAGCTTTTGCTTGCTCTGCCGGCTGATGGAACCTTTGAACTCTGCTGCCATCCCGGTTACAACGATAGGGATCTCGATCTCGTCACCACTCGGCTTCGCACCCATCGTGACGTGGAGCGAGACGCTTTGCTCACCGAGGTTCCCGCGCGGTCTTTGCGACCAAATGCGCCGCAGCTCATCAACTATGGGGACCTTGTAGCCTAACGGCGCGCGTTTGCGAATAGCTGATGAACCGCCGGACGCCAAAGAGTCTTATGAGATCGTTGCTTCGTCCAATAGCAGGAGAAGTGGATGCAGCCTAAAGATATGGGAAGACTATGAAGATCGGCATCACCTGTTATCCCACCTACGGCGGCAGCGGTGTCGTCGCCACTGAGCTTGGTATTGAACTGGCTGCCCGCGGCCACGAGATTCACTTCATTACCTACTCGCAGCCCTTTCGTCTCAGTGGCCGTGAGTCGAATATTCACTTCCACGAGGTTGCGGTTTCAAACTATCCGCTGTTTGAACATCCGCCCTACGATCTCGCGCTCGCGACTCGGATGGCCGAGGTCGCCGAGTTTTATTCGCTGGATCTGTTGCATGTTCACTATGCGATTCCTCACTCTGTGAGCGCGTTGCTGGCGCGACAGATGCTTGCTACGCGGGGAATTCATCTGCCGTTTATCACGACGCTTCATGGCACCGACATCACGCTGGTGGGGCTCGATCGCTCGTATCTTCCCATTACGAAGTTCGGCATCGAGCAGTCGGATGGGGTTACCAGCATCTCGAGCTATCTGCGCGACCGCACCCGCGAGGCCTTCGCCATCACCTCTGAGATCGAGGTTGTCCGCAACTTCGTGAACTGCGATGTCTATGTTCGCAATCCGGAGCTGGTGGCTGCGATGCGTCCGCGCTTTGCGGAGCCGAACGAGCGGCTTCTGGTTCACCTATCCAACTTTCGGCCGGTCAAACGCATTCAGGATGTTGTGAACGTCTTTGCCCGCGTCGCCAAGGCCATGCCGGCGCGGCTGATGCTGATCGGTGATGGCCCTGACCGCAGCGTCGCCGAGTATCTTGCCCGCGAACACAACGTGCAGGACCGGGTGCACTTCATCGGCAAGCAGGATAACGTCAATGAGTTGCTGCCGCTGGCTGACCTGATGCTGATGCCGAGCGAGATGGAGTCGTTCGGGCTGGCGGCGCTGGAGGCCATGGCGTGCAGCGTCCCAACTATCGGGACAAACGTCGGCGGCGTCCCCGAGCTTATCCAGGATGGGCACAATGGCCTTCTCTTTGGTGTAGGCGACGTTGACTCCATGTCCACCGCGGCGATCTCGCTCTTAAGCGATCGGCCGCGTCTGGAAGCGATGGCACGAGCAGGCCGCAAGACAGCGCAGGATCACTTCTGCGCCTCTCGAGTTATTCCGCTTTACGAGGATTATTACGACCGCGTCATCGCGCGCACGGCGTCTTCCACCATGTGACTGATGGCCTGACCGGCCGCGCCTCCGATCGGTCCCCAGGCCTCGGCGCCGGCGTCAAGAATCGGCATCAGCAGCGTAACCTTTGTGCCACGGCCCGGACGGCTGTTGATTTCGACGGCCGCAAGATCGCCGTACAAGACCTGCATGCGCTCGCGGACGTTTCGTACCCCTATGCCGTTTCCAGGACGAACCAGACCGCTGACCAGAGAGACGTCGATGCGGTCAGGAGCCATGCCGACTCCGTCATCCTCGACCTCGACCATCAACCTTTTTTCTTGCGTAATCCGGCTTCGGATGGTGACCGTGCCGCCGCTGATTCGCGGCTCGAGGCCATGCTTGATGCTGTTTTCGATAAGCGGCTGGAGGAGCATTCCGGGGACCACGATGTCGAGCGTATCGTCTGCAATCTCTTTGACTACCTTCAGCTTGTCGCCAAAGCGCACTACCTCGATATCCAGATAGTCATCGGTGAAGCGCAGCTCCTCACGGAGCGGCAGGAAAGCCTCGCGATCTTTCAGAAGCACGCGAAGGATGTTGGCGAGTTTGACGATCATTTCGCGCGCGAGTTCGGGCTGCGAGCGAACCAGAGACGTGATCGAGTTCAATGTGTTGAATAGAAAGTGCGGGTTGATCTGCCGTTGTAACGCGTCCAGACGGGCCTCGAGCAGTAGTCTTCCCTGCTCCTCCAGCTTTCTTTCGACGCGGATTGCATTCCAGATTTTGAGTGGAATTCCTACGACGATGGGCGCGGTGGCGCAGATCAACAGCTGGACCCACCACTCCCTGGAGTTAAGTTCGAAGTAGCGGCGCGGAAAGTAGTGCGACAGAGCGCTGGTGCCGAGCTGCATCCCAGCGACCAGAAGGAGCAGCAGAATCTGACGATCGAGCTGCGGCCGTCGCAGGTTCCGCGTGACCCAGCGATAGATGCTGAGGTCGATCATTGGGGAGAACGACCATACATCTTCGGGATCGGCAAAGCGGCCGAAGGCTCCGGCGATGGCGGCGATGGCGAGATTGACTGGAAGCGCCCAGTACTCATGGTGCAGAACGGCGGGAATTGCCAAAGTCGCTCCGCCAGCCATGGCTGCCAGTGGCCCTACAAGAATTCCCAGGAGGATCGTGATCTCGAGAGAGAGATCGGCTGCCAGAAAGTTGGGCACGGTGGTGCGGACCCATACCCCGAGGGTCAGCGGCACGCAGATAATGATGACGAGCCACATTGTCTGGCGTGGAGTTCGCCGCGATAAAAGGAGGAGATTCTTGAAGCGGTTCGATCGCGCCAGGGAGCTTGAAAACGCCGCAGCTACGCCCAATTCAATCAACAGCGTAATCAGGATCAGCTTGGGATCGGGCTGGGTCACACGTCTACTTTACGCCCCCGATGCAACTTCGCATCCAACGGCCGGTCCGAACAGTCTAATGGTCATGAAGCAGGAAACGTATAATCAAGCGATGCCGTTCGCAAGTGTGACCAAAGTAGCCGACGCCGACTTCCCGACCCGCTGGGGGCAATTCCGAATCCTCGGCTATGAGGGTGTCATTGAAAACCCCGCTGCCTGCAACGACAATATTCCTCCACCGGCTGTGCGCGTCGAGGGAGCCGTGGCTTTGGTAATGGGCGATGTTCACGCTGCGCCTCCGATTGTGCGGATACACTCGCAGTGCTTAACCGGCGATGTATTTCACTCCCTGCGCTGCGACTGCCGTCAGCAGTTTGAGCTTGCCATGGCCACCATTACCGAAGCCGGCACGGGTATTTTGCTCTATGAACAGCAGGAGGGGCGCGGCATCGGCCTGATGGCGAAACTGCGCGCGTATGAGCTGCAAGACAAGGGTATGGACACGATTGAGGCGAACCTTGAACTTGGTTACGAGGCCGATTGCCGCCACTTTGAGCTGCCGGCGCAGATCCTCAAGCAGATGGGAATCTCTGAAGTTCGGCTGATCACGAACAATCCGGAGAAGGTGGAAGCGCTGGAGCTTGCCGGCATCAAGGTGGTTGAGCGCATCTCAGCCGAAGTTCCCAGTGAACCGACCAATGAGCGCTACCTTCAGACCAAGCGCGAGAAGATGGGCCACCTGGTCAGCTAGTTCAATTCTTGAAGACCGCTGATTCGGGATGATGATTCATCCAGTCGAACCAGTAGTCTTTGTGAGCGTCGATCTCTGCGAGGCAGCGCCCTGTCAGACTTCCCTCTACCGCGCATCCCCTGAAGTTCCAACCGCTACCCGTGTCGATGTCGGTGAGTGTCTGGCGGCCTGAGCGTTGGACGAAGGTCAGGTGTCTGTTCTCGAGCGTTGCTTCGAAGACCCGGATCGATGCGCCGTCAGGGCCGACCACGACTATGAGCGGCTGGTCGCCTACCCGATCCTGAATCAGCTTTGCCGCGAGGATGGACTCGATCGGGTAGGCTTTGCTCTGTTCCCCTACGGTGACTCCCAGCATCAGTTGGTGGGGCGCGATGCCGGAGCGGGTTGTGTTTACTACTGTTGGCGTTTTTTCGACGTGCTTCTCCCAGTCTTTCGGATCGTACTCCGCCGCATAGAGTGGGTCCGGCTTCAAGACCTGCCCGTGGGGCTGCTCGCCCTTCCACAAAGCGAAGGTCAACTCGTCGCTGCGCACGAGCTTCAGCTGCTGCCCCTTCAACGGTCCAAAGATGGCCTCTCCGGTGCTCTGCTGCCAGATGCTGCTGGTCTGCTCATCGCGCAGGAGAGCGTTGCCGTTGTTGATGCCCGCCAGGCGGAAGTGCAGCAGTTTTCCATCGACGACGCGACTCCATACCAGCCCCGTATGACATAACGTGCAATAGGTCACGGCGATCGGTGCGCCGCCTACCGTGTCGTTGACGATATGGTGATAGCCCATGGTGCGGATCGGATAAGCTCGGGCTTCCTGTCCCACCGTGACCGCCAGCACCTTGTCGCCGGGATCGACTTTTGCCTCGTCCGCGCTCTCGAACGAGGGCGAATCGTAGGGGTGGAACATCTTTTCGAAGATGTTGATATGGGTAAAGACTGCTCCCGCGAACGTAAGCAGAAGCAGGCAGATCAGTCCGATTCGAGCGCCAATCCGTGCGTTCTTCCAGAGGAGATATATCACGAGCAGCACGACCGCTAAGCACACACCCGCTAGCCAAGGGCCGGCGTGACGGACGGCCAGGGCAATCCCCAACTCGCGCGCTCCCTGTGGGCGGAACGGGCGAATGACAAACATCGGGATGGCGACACAGGCTACCGAAACTATAGCGGATACCACCGCCAAAGAAAAAAGAGATCCGGTTTTGTTCCGTACCGCTTGTATCTGCTGCGCCTGTGGCATGTTCGTCCTCGCAGCGATTCAACGCGGACTGGTGGGAAGAGTCAACCATGTAAATGGAGGATCTTTCGCTCCATCTATGGGATGATGTTCCCTTTCTCGCGGAGAGCTTTTTCAGAAGAGTATGGCGGCTCCCCGCGCGCTCCCATCACGACCTTCGCGGTGGTGATGGCTTGCCCGATGTGACGCTGTGTGTGTTCTGCGCAGTGGACAAGAAGTCCACCTACTGTGCTCGGCAACATGGATCGGCCTACTGCCCGCGGTTCTTCATAGCTTTCCGGCGAGATCATCAGGACGCGTTGTCGCGCTTCGGCCAGTCCAGCTCGGACCTCGCGGAGCACAGTCTCGGCAGATGCGCCCTCCATCTCACTGTGCAGCGCGTCCATCTGCGTACCGGATAGGGCTCTCCCCTCGGCGTAGGTCAGCAGACGGTCCAGACTTCGCGCGATATGGCGCAGATGAAAGGCGACGGGAGCTATCCCAAACGGCCTAGCATTCATCTCGCTATCGCTTAATCCTGTGCACCATCGCTCTACATCTTCCTGCGCCAGTTCCAGCGCGTGCAGGACCTGTCGCCGCACTGCATCGAATTCGGTCAACGTTCCTCGCAGCCATGGTTCGACCATCAAGATCCCTCCACTCGCTCAATGCGAAAGTCGTAGCAGCCGGCCTTACCGTCGCGAACCATTACGTAGCGGACCAACGGATCGCGCATGATTCGTTCGATGGCAGCTGGCTGCGATCCGTCAGTTATCGTCTCACGCCGCCGCACGATCTGGTCTGCATCGTAGCCGTCGATCACCGCACCGAAGGGCAAGAGTTCCTTAGGATACCCAGCCTGCTCCGCGTATCGATTGCACTCCGCCTCGTGGATAAACACCGGGCCGGGCTGGGGTATCGGCGCTGCTCCATCGAAGGCATTCAGGGTAAACAAAAGCCGCACCTCCTGCCCGACGGCAAATGGTCTTAGACAGTGCCTGCAGGGGCCATGTCCGGTTGCAACCTTTGCGGTTACCGGATGCCTGTATCCCGGCGACAGTCTCGACTCTCTTACCTTCTGTGCCAGATCGGTTGCAATCGCAACTACTCTCAACTCGCTCATCTTCCGTCTCTCCAGTCGTTGTTCTTAATTACTGGAGGGATTTTGCACGACTACCATCAGCGCGCACACTCCGAATTGTTCCCTCAAACTCAGAGCCCTCTCTTAGAGCCCCTTCGACTTGCGAAACTCTTTTACTACCTCTGCCACGTCCCTGTGCTCGGAGTCTACGGCGTAGTTCATCCCACGCACCTCGTCGGCGCTCACCTTACCTGCGAGCCTGTCCATGGCGACCTGAATTCCCGGATGCCGCTGCAGCGAATCCTCTCTTATCAACGGCACCGCCTCGTAGGGTGGGAAGTAGTGCTTGTCGTCGTCCAACACGACGAAGCCTAACGCTCGTATGGGACCATCGGTGGAGTTGCCAGCGACCATGTCTACCTGACTGTTCGACAGAGCTCGGTACAGGAGCCCAAGGTCCATGGTTCGGGGATCGCCTGCGAATTTTAGTCCGTAGGTCGCCTCGAGGCCGCTGAGACCATCCGGACGGGATTGAAACTCGTAGCCAACGCCGAGCCTCCAGCCATTGGGATCAGGCGGCGTCTTCACTGCGTCCGAGATCGTCTTCACGCCCAGACGCTTCGCATCGTCGCCGCGCACCACCATCGCGAACGTGTCCTCAAAGCCCAGCCCAGGCCCTACCTTTACGTGGTACCTCGATGCGTACAGACCGCTTACCTGACGAAAGACTGTGGCCTCATCGCGTTGTCCTACAGGAGGGAGTGGCTGCTTGAGGATTGCGGTCAGCGCCGTGCCGGTGTACTCGACGTATCCGTCGATGCGTCCGCTTACCAGCGCCTGCTGGCAGAGATAACTTCCAGCCAGATAGAAGCGCCTGTCTACCGGTTCGCCGGTGATGGACTCGATCTCCTGAGCGAGCATCTCCCCGAGGACAACCTGCTCGGTGAAGTTCTTGGCTCCGATGGTGATGCGAGAGGATCGCGGTGGGGCACACGCGATGGCAAGCAGGCAGAAGAGAGCAGCAATCAGGCTCGTAGGACGGAGTTGGCTCGGTTTCAGCAACTCGCTCCTCCCGCAGAGACGTTCTGCGTCGACGGAGCCTTTAGTTCGAATTTATAAAACGATCTCGTTCCCTGCTCGTAGTCGGTGACGACGAATCCGAGCTTCTTCAAGATGTGCAGGGAGGATTCGTTGCCCTCCTGTACGGTTGAAACGATGCGGTTCAGCTTCAGCTCTTCAAAGCCGAACCTTACGAAGGCGCGGGCCGCTTCGGTTGCCAGACCCTG
The nucleotide sequence above comes from Tunturibacter empetritectus. Encoded proteins:
- a CDS encoding ChbG/HpnK family deacetylase; translated protein: MPARLIINADDFGLTRGVNRAVMELHQAGSLTSATLMATGAAFDDAVALARTNPTLGVGCHITLTDGLPVSPAQSISTLLGPDGTTFRPSLVDFVQALVRGKISEDEVEREALAQVEKLRGAGIEVTHLDTHKHTHLFPAVTRPLLRVAERCGIGAIRNPFEDPWSLALGHGNRIRRLQVKLLGSLHSRFERQPQIRNSRVLTTDGTIGISATGHLDAPTLHELLLALPADGTFELCCHPGYNDRDLDLVTTRLRTHRDVERDALLTEVPARSLRPNAPQLINYGDLVA
- the bshA gene encoding N-acetyl-alpha-D-glucosaminyl L-malate synthase BshA; its protein translation is MKIGITCYPTYGGSGVVATELGIELAARGHEIHFITYSQPFRLSGRESNIHFHEVAVSNYPLFEHPPYDLALATRMAEVAEFYSLDLLHVHYAIPHSVSALLARQMLATRGIHLPFITTLHGTDITLVGLDRSYLPITKFGIEQSDGVTSISSYLRDRTREAFAITSEIEVVRNFVNCDVYVRNPELVAAMRPRFAEPNERLLVHLSNFRPVKRIQDVVNVFARVAKAMPARLMLIGDGPDRSVAEYLAREHNVQDRVHFIGKQDNVNELLPLADLMLMPSEMESFGLAALEAMACSVPTIGTNVGGVPELIQDGHNGLLFGVGDVDSMSTAAISLLSDRPRLEAMARAGRKTAQDHFCASRVIPLYEDYYDRVIARTASSTM
- a CDS encoding histidine kinase, whose amino-acid sequence is MTQPDPKLILITLLIELGVAAAFSSSLARSNRFKNLLLLSRRTPRQTMWLVIIICVPLTLGVWVRTTVPNFLAADLSLEITILLGILVGPLAAMAGGATLAIPAVLHHEYWALPVNLAIAAIAGAFGRFADPEDVWSFSPMIDLSIYRWVTRNLRRPQLDRQILLLLLVAGMQLGTSALSHYFPRRYFELNSREWWVQLLICATAPIVVGIPLKIWNAIRVERKLEEQGRLLLEARLDALQRQINPHFLFNTLNSITSLVRSQPELAREMIVKLANILRVLLKDREAFLPLREELRFTDDYLDIEVVRFGDKLKVVKEIADDTLDIVVPGMLLQPLIENSIKHGLEPRISGGTVTIRSRITQEKRLMVEVEDDGVGMAPDRIDVSLVSGLVRPGNGIGVRNVRERMQVLYGDLAAVEINSRPGRGTKVTLLMPILDAGAEAWGPIGGAAGQAISHMVEDAVRAMTRS
- the ribA gene encoding GTP cyclohydrolase II; the encoded protein is MPFASVTKVADADFPTRWGQFRILGYEGVIENPAACNDNIPPPAVRVEGAVALVMGDVHAAPPIVRIHSQCLTGDVFHSLRCDCRQQFELAMATITEAGTGILLYEQQEGRGIGLMAKLRAYELQDKGMDTIEANLELGYEADCRHFELPAQILKQMGISEVRLITNNPEKVEALELAGIKVVERISAEVPSEPTNERYLQTKREKMGHLVS
- a CDS encoding DUF3179 domain-containing (seleno)protein gives rise to the protein MGIALAVRHAGPWLAGVCLAVVLLVIYLLWKNARIGARIGLICLLLLTFAGAVFTHINIFEKMFHPYDSPSFESADEAKVDPGDKVLAVTVGQEARAYPIRTMGYHHIVNDTVGGAPIAVTYCTLCHTGLVWSRVVDGKLLHFRLAGINNGNALLRDEQTSSIWQQSTGEAIFGPLKGQQLKLVRSDELTFALWKGEQPHGQVLKPDPLYAAEYDPKDWEKHVEKTPTVVNTTRSGIAPHQLMLGVTVGEQSKAYPIESILAAKLIQDRVGDQPLIVVVGPDGASIRVFEATLENRHLTFVQRSGRQTLTDIDTGSGWNFRGCAVEGSLTGRCLAEIDAHKDYWFDWMNHHPESAVFKN
- a CDS encoding DinB family protein, with product MVEPWLRGTLTEFDAVRRQVLHALELAQEDVERWCTGLSDSEMNARPFGIAPVAFHLRHIARSLDRLLTYAEGRALSGTQMDALHSEMEGASAETVLREVRAGLAEARQRVLMISPESYEEPRAVGRSMLPSTVGGLLVHCAEHTQRHIGQAITTAKVVMGARGEPPYSSEKALREKGNIIP
- a CDS encoding DUF1203 domain-containing protein translates to MSELRVVAIATDLAQKVRESRLSPGYRHPVTAKVATGHGPCRHCLRPFAVGQEVRLLFTLNAFDGAAPIPQPGPVFIHEAECNRYAEQAGYPKELLPFGAVIDGYDADQIVRRRETITDGSQPAAIERIMRDPLVRYVMVRDGKAGCYDFRIERVEGS
- a CDS encoding glycine betaine ABC transporter substrate-binding protein, giving the protein MKPSQLRPTSLIAALFCLLAIACAPPRSSRITIGAKNFTEQVVLGEMLAQEIESITGEPVDRRFYLAGSYLCQQALVSGRIDGYVEYTGTALTAILKQPLPPVGQRDEATVFRQVSGLYASRYHVKVGPGLGFEDTFAMVVRGDDAKRLGVKTISDAVKTPPDPNGWRLGVGYEFQSRPDGLSGLEATYGLKFAGDPRTMDLGLLYRALSNSQVDMVAGNSTDGPIRALGFVVLDDDKHYFPPYEAVPLIREDSLQRHPGIQVAMDRLAGKVSADEVRGMNYAVDSEHRDVAEVVKEFRKSKGL